Proteins co-encoded in one Haloarcula pelagica genomic window:
- a CDS encoding HAD-IIA family hydrolase: MTLRGVVLDLDGTVYHGDNVLPGVDGLVETVRARDCSLCFFSNNPIHDGDDYVQRLRGLGVDARPGEACSSGVVTSEYLHAEHAGDDVFVIGSDAVRDQVRETAADLIEEPAAADVLLASWTDEFRYRDLVDALRVVGDDTTFLGTDPDRTFPDENGDPVPGSGAIIRAVAGVLDRDPDRILGKPSEVAVAAALERLGCPAEDCLVVGDRLETDIRMGEQSGMTTVLVTTGVSDRADVEHSDSRPDYVVDSLAAITPIVEDLAGV; this comes from the coding sequence ATGACACTCCGGGGCGTCGTACTCGACCTCGATGGGACGGTGTATCACGGCGACAACGTGTTGCCCGGCGTGGACGGACTCGTCGAGACCGTCCGGGCGCGTGACTGCTCGCTCTGTTTCTTCTCGAACAACCCGATCCACGACGGCGACGACTACGTCCAGCGGCTCCGGGGGCTCGGCGTCGACGCGCGCCCCGGCGAGGCCTGTTCGTCGGGCGTGGTCACGAGCGAGTATCTCCACGCCGAACACGCCGGTGACGACGTGTTCGTCATCGGCAGCGACGCGGTCCGCGACCAGGTCCGTGAGACCGCGGCGGACCTGATCGAGGAGCCGGCGGCCGCGGACGTGTTGCTCGCCTCCTGGACCGACGAGTTCCGGTATCGGGACCTGGTCGACGCCCTTCGGGTCGTCGGGGACGACACGACGTTTCTAGGGACCGACCCCGACCGGACGTTCCCCGACGAGAACGGCGACCCCGTCCCGGGGTCGGGGGCGATCATCCGGGCGGTCGCCGGCGTTCTCGACCGCGACCCCGACCGGATCCTCGGGAAACCCTCGGAGGTGGCCGTCGCGGCGGCGCTGGAGCGACTCGGCTGTCCCGCCGAGGACTGTCTCGTCGTCGGCGACCGCCTGGAGACGGACATCCGGATGGGCGAGCAAAGCGGCATGACCACCGTGCTGGTGACCACGGGAGTCTCCGATCGCGCCGATGTCGAACACAGCGACAGCCGGCCGGACTACGTCGTCGATTCCCTGGCGGCGATCACACCGATCGTCGAGGACCTGGCCGGGGTCTGA
- a CDS encoding ABC transporter ATP-binding protein, which produces MVAIETTGLARRFGDVTALADLTLTVEEGALFGLLGPNGSGKTTTIELLTGQREPSDGSARVVGEDPATDPLAVRRAIGILPEREDPPSFLTPREYLTFVGEVREVDDIEARIEEWAERLEFGGVLDALSTGLSEGERQRVMLAAAFLHDPDLVFIDEPLVNLDPIMQEQVKQQLAAYCEAGNTVFLSTHYVDVAAELCTHVAILDGGRLVAECDPRGMSEDELLDYFIAEVGARPEATA; this is translated from the coding sequence ATGGTTGCCATCGAGACGACGGGCCTCGCCCGGCGGTTCGGCGACGTGACGGCGCTGGCGGACCTCACGCTGACCGTCGAGGAGGGCGCGCTGTTCGGGCTGCTCGGCCCGAACGGCTCCGGAAAGACCACGACGATCGAACTGCTGACCGGCCAGCGCGAGCCCAGCGACGGGAGCGCCCGGGTCGTCGGGGAGGACCCCGCCACCGATCCGCTCGCCGTCCGGCGGGCGATCGGTATCCTCCCCGAGCGCGAGGACCCGCCCAGTTTTCTCACACCCCGAGAGTACCTCACGTTCGTCGGCGAGGTCCGCGAGGTCGACGACATCGAGGCCCGGATCGAGGAGTGGGCCGAGCGCCTGGAGTTCGGCGGCGTGCTCGACGCTCTCTCGACCGGGCTCTCGGAGGGCGAACGACAGCGGGTGATGCTGGCGGCCGCGTTCCTCCACGATCCCGACCTCGTGTTCATCGACGAGCCGCTCGTCAACCTCGACCCGATCATGCAAGAGCAGGTCAAACAGCAGCTGGCGGCCTACTGCGAGGCGGGCAACACCGTCTTCCTCTCGACACACTACGTCGACGTGGCGGCCGAACTCTGTACCCACGTCGCGATCCTCGACGGCGGTCGACTCGTCGCCGAGTGTGACCCCCGCGGGATGTCCGAGGACGAACTGCTGGACTACTTCATCGCGGAGGTGGGCGCCCGGCCGGAGGCCACCGCATGA
- a CDS encoding DUF998 domain-containing protein yields the protein MVERERASLWAGVVSVVVTNAAILSAALASPGFRWTGHALSNLGQPGHAVATPLTTLLFDGGLVVGGLLGLGFAYALWTGSGTVGKAAVPAFVAAMVAMAGIGVFPQSQPLHAPVAIGFYLLSMVTMALSGVGGVVAGERRYAAVTLALTALHVGVWYGWVTGGPVFRAGLAIPEAVGAAIVAGWIGLVATTHRLSLRPHTGESASGSGPRQ from the coding sequence ATGGTTGAGCGCGAACGGGCGAGTCTGTGGGCGGGCGTCGTCTCGGTGGTAGTGACGAACGCCGCCATCCTCTCGGCGGCGCTCGCGTCGCCGGGGTTCCGCTGGACCGGACACGCGCTCTCGAACCTCGGACAGCCCGGCCACGCCGTCGCGACGCCGCTGACGACGCTGCTGTTCGACGGCGGCCTCGTCGTCGGTGGACTGCTCGGCCTGGGCTTCGCGTACGCGCTCTGGACCGGTAGCGGGACGGTCGGGAAGGCCGCAGTCCCCGCGTTCGTCGCGGCGATGGTCGCGATGGCCGGGATCGGCGTCTTCCCGCAGTCCCAGCCACTGCACGCCCCGGTCGCCATCGGGTTCTACCTGCTGTCGATGGTGACGATGGCCCTGTCCGGTGTCGGCGGAGTCGTCGCCGGGGAGCGGCGGTACGCCGCCGTCACGCTCGCGCTGACCGCGCTCCACGTCGGCGTCTGGTACGGCTGGGTCACGGGCGGCCCGGTGTTCCGGGCGGGGCTGGCGATTCCGGAGGCCGTCGGCGCGGCCATCGTCGCCGGCTGGATCGGTCTGGTCGCGACGACACACCGGCTGTCACTGCGGCCACACACGGGCGAGTCGGCATCTGGTTCCGGCCCGCGACAGTGA
- a CDS encoding DUF2071 domain-containing protein has translation MFSLTPLSATLGPVSFCHWPVDRASVAGSVPEWAAVETADDTAWVTAVGYTVESVRAFGRSVGGPTEVVTVQVPVRGPTDQRGAYPLAVFCQRGSLSNALSLFSFPIEPSAVDRSTVDGRLRRTVTVGGRHLLTAEHDTDLDAAATAPPDSLSGFLADRERYFLDSSPGGPLVCSVGQPTWKLRAGAGTCRQQLLSWLGLPTPETDPLVHASPGGSITLAPPVPAQFD, from the coding sequence GTGTTCTCGCTCACCCCGCTGTCGGCGACGCTCGGGCCGGTGTCGTTCTGTCACTGGCCGGTCGACCGAGCGAGCGTCGCCGGGAGCGTGCCCGAGTGGGCCGCGGTCGAGACGGCCGACGACACCGCCTGGGTGACGGCGGTCGGCTACACCGTCGAGTCGGTCCGGGCGTTCGGCCGGTCCGTCGGCGGCCCGACGGAGGTCGTGACCGTCCAGGTCCCCGTCCGGGGGCCGACGGACCAGCGGGGGGCCTACCCGCTCGCGGTCTTTTGCCAGCGTGGCTCTCTCTCGAACGCGCTCTCGCTGTTTTCGTTCCCGATCGAACCGTCGGCCGTCGATCGGTCGACCGTGGACGGGCGGCTCCGACGGACTGTCACCGTCGGCGGCCGACACCTGCTGACCGCCGAGCACGACACCGATCTCGACGCCGCGGCGACCGCGCCGCCGGACTCACTGTCGGGCTTTCTGGCCGACCGCGAGCGGTACTTCCTCGACAGTTCCCCGGGCGGACCGCTGGTCTGTAGCGTCGGCCAGCCGACCTGGAAGCTCCGGGCCGGAGCGGGGACCTGCCGACAGCAACTCCTGTCGTGGCTGGGACTTCCGACCCCCGAGACCGACCCGCTCGTCCACGCCAGTCCCGGCGGCTCGATCACCCTCGCACCGCCGGTGCCGGCGCAGTTTGACTGA
- a CDS encoding YqjF family protein: MDLLRMDWRDVGFLHWAVDPGTVAATLPDRLSVDTYDGEAYLGVVPFRMADIRPRGSPIGRSFGELNLRTYVEADGVPGVYFYNLDADDALGVGVARRLFQLPYYRARMRVDRRDGAVRFRSRRTHDGVAPARFDATYEPDGPAATPEPGSLPAFLVERYRFYADSDAGRLYYADIDHETWPLRPGRATVERNDLFSANGFEAPGGDPLVHVSDGIEVTAGRLHRL; encoded by the coding sequence ATGGACCTGTTGCGTATGGACTGGCGTGACGTGGGGTTTCTGCACTGGGCGGTCGACCCCGGGACGGTCGCGGCGACGCTGCCCGACCGGCTGTCGGTCGACACCTACGACGGCGAGGCCTACCTCGGTGTCGTCCCCTTCCGGATGGCCGATATCCGACCCCGGGGGAGCCCCATCGGACGCTCGTTCGGCGAACTGAACCTCCGGACCTACGTCGAGGCCGACGGGGTCCCGGGCGTGTACTTCTACAACCTCGACGCCGACGACGCGCTCGGTGTCGGCGTCGCCCGGCGGCTGTTCCAGTTGCCCTACTACCGCGCCCGGATGCGGGTCGATCGGCGGGACGGGGCGGTACGGTTCCGAAGCCGACGGACCCACGACGGCGTCGCCCCCGCCCGGTTCGACGCCACCTACGAGCCGGACGGTCCCGCGGCGACGCCCGAACCGGGCTCGCTGCCCGCCTTCCTCGTCGAGCGGTACCGGTTCTACGCCGACAGCGACGCCGGCCGGCTCTACTACGCCGACATCGACCACGAGACCTGGCCGCTCCGGCCCGGACGCGCGACGGTCGAGCGGAACGATCTCTTTTCGGCGAACGGCTTCGAGGCACCCGGCGGCGACCCTCTCGTCCACGTCAGCGACGGGATCGAGGTCACCGCCGGCCGGCTCCATCGGCTCTGA
- a CDS encoding macro domain-containing protein, giving the protein MEFEVIQGDIAQQSADALVNAANTSLRMGSGVAGALKRAAGSGLPDEAVAKGPVDLGGVATTEAYDLDAEYVIHAAAMPPGGQSTARSIRDATRNALAEADALNCESVVLPAIGCGIAGFDFERGVEIICEVIDAFEPSSLTDVRLIAYSDDDYETIQRVAAEGKQ; this is encoded by the coding sequence ATGGAGTTCGAGGTCATCCAGGGCGACATCGCCCAGCAATCGGCCGACGCACTGGTCAACGCCGCGAACACGAGCCTGCGGATGGGCTCGGGCGTGGCAGGCGCGCTCAAGCGGGCCGCCGGATCGGGGCTGCCCGACGAGGCCGTCGCCAAAGGCCCGGTCGACCTCGGGGGCGTGGCGACGACCGAGGCCTACGACCTCGACGCCGAGTACGTGATCCACGCCGCCGCGATGCCGCCGGGCGGGCAGTCGACGGCCCGGAGCATCCGCGACGCGACGCGGAACGCGCTCGCGGAGGCAGACGCGCTGAACTGTGAGTCGGTCGTCCTCCCCGCGATCGGCTGTGGGATCGCCGGCTTCGACTTCGAGCGCGGCGTCGAGATCATCTGTGAGGTCATCGACGCCTTCGAGCCCTCGTCGTTGACCGACGTGCGCCTCATCGCGTACTCGGACGACGACTACGAGACGATACAGCGGGTCGCGGCGGAGGGAAAGCAGTGA
- a CDS encoding DUF7522 family protein produces the protein MYDVPFDTGIETPFADSVISAARTSLGDTLRSVIYFTPSEMDLLYVRRDLYESRQGALEVKSRLVEFERGGFAEAPVRTVLSVPDDPSGIGPYEFTVRFHRDGFVVRVLEGDAGVILTTDSMDVDAFEDAATAITTLLAAT, from the coding sequence ATGTACGACGTACCGTTCGACACCGGAATCGAGACCCCCTTCGCCGACAGCGTGATCAGCGCCGCGCGGACGAGTCTGGGCGACACGCTCCGCAGCGTCATCTACTTCACCCCCTCGGAGATGGACCTCCTGTACGTCCGCCGGGACCTCTACGAGTCCAGGCAGGGCGCCCTGGAGGTCAAGTCCCGCCTCGTCGAGTTCGAACGCGGCGGGTTCGCCGAGGCACCTGTCAGGACCGTCCTCTCGGTGCCGGACGATCCGTCGGGGATCGGCCCCTACGAGTTCACGGTCCGGTTCCACCGGGACGGGTTCGTCGTTCGCGTCCTCGAAGGCGACGCCGGCGTCATCCTGACGACCGACTCGATGGACGTGGACGCCTTCGAGGACGCGGCGACCGCGATCACCACGCTCCTGGCCGCCACGTAG
- a CDS encoding aldo/keto reductase: MEYTTLGSTGMEVSRLCLGCMSFGTPDWREWVLDEDESREVIERAIDLGINFFDTANMYSMGESERVLGTVLDDYDRDSQVVATKGYFQMDDDNPNSGGLSRKALEQELDNSLDRLGMDTVDLYQTHRWDYDTPVEQTMRTLDDAVRRGKARYVGASSMWAHQFTRTQRISEREGLERFETMQNHYNLLYREEEREMLPLCDREGVGVIPWSPLARGYLTRPHEEFEATTRGETDDYAREHPYFEGGGREVNERVEELADEYDASMAQIALAWVLSKDVVDAPIVGTSSLEHLEEAVEALEIDLSDSDIEWLEAPYEPVRVSGHE; the protein is encoded by the coding sequence ATGGAGTACACGACACTCGGTTCGACCGGGATGGAAGTCAGCCGCCTCTGCCTGGGCTGTATGAGCTTCGGGACCCCCGACTGGCGCGAGTGGGTGCTGGACGAGGACGAGAGCCGCGAGGTCATCGAGCGGGCCATAGACCTGGGGATCAACTTCTTCGACACCGCGAACATGTACTCGATGGGCGAGTCCGAGCGCGTGCTGGGGACCGTCCTCGACGACTACGACCGCGATTCCCAGGTCGTCGCCACGAAGGGCTACTTCCAGATGGACGACGACAACCCCAACTCCGGCGGCCTCTCCCGGAAGGCCCTCGAACAGGAACTGGACAACTCCCTCGATCGGTTGGGGATGGACACCGTCGACCTCTACCAGACCCACCGGTGGGACTACGACACGCCGGTCGAACAGACGATGCGGACCCTGGACGACGCGGTCCGGCGGGGGAAGGCCCGGTACGTCGGTGCCTCCTCGATGTGGGCCCACCAGTTCACTCGCACCCAGCGGATCAGTGAGCGCGAGGGCCTCGAACGGTTCGAGACGATGCAGAACCACTACAACCTCCTCTACCGGGAGGAGGAACGCGAGATGCTGCCCCTCTGTGACCGGGAGGGCGTCGGTGTGATTCCCTGGAGCCCGCTCGCTCGTGGCTATCTGACCCGTCCGCACGAGGAGTTCGAGGCGACCACGCGCGGCGAGACCGACGACTACGCCCGGGAACACCCGTACTTCGAGGGCGGCGGCCGCGAGGTCAACGAGCGTGTCGAGGAACTGGCCGACGAGTACGACGCCTCGATGGCACAGATCGCGCTGGCCTGGGTCCTCTCCAAAGATGTCGTCGACGCGCCCATCGTCGGCACGTCCAGTCTGGAACACCTGGAGGAAGCCGTCGAAGCCCTGGAGATCGACCTCTCGGACAGCGACATCGAGTGGCTGGAAGCGCCGTACGAACCCGTCCGCGTCTCGGGTCACGAATAG
- a CDS encoding ABC transporter permease, which yields MSDRSLLSDARLRIARRDVASLSREKTIVLALLIQLFVAGFSSFLVVGLTSLYDPGSVATSEVEVGVTGDARAELVGAAREHPETGVVAFADAEQAQRQFERGEVDALLRADYQAREGSDGRVIGVTATIPEGSIRSTLIVVQVRQLLGTLERQERLERTGYLDEPPVPLPPEIGASPYFGFTYTVLIPLLLFLPPFISGSVAVDTITEEIERGTLELLRVAPVSLLDIVEGKALGMTAIAPAQALLWIGLLSANGIAVSNVLPILLFVTAITVVVVAIGLVLGVTMGRRRPAQLLYSVLTLVVFGGAVVLPEHPATTMAKLAVDSPTALTYAHVALLAAVAVAGYLAVRRYVRTVEPETL from the coding sequence ATGTCTGACCGCTCCTTGCTCTCGGACGCCCGGCTTCGGATCGCCCGACGGGACGTGGCTTCGCTCTCACGTGAGAAGACGATCGTCCTGGCCCTTCTGATCCAGTTGTTCGTCGCCGGCTTCTCCTCGTTTCTGGTCGTCGGCCTCACGTCGCTGTACGACCCCGGCTCGGTCGCGACCAGCGAGGTCGAGGTCGGCGTCACCGGCGACGCTCGGGCCGAACTCGTCGGTGCGGCCCGGGAACACCCCGAGACCGGCGTGGTCGCCTTTGCCGACGCCGAACAGGCCCAGCGGCAGTTCGAGCGCGGGGAGGTGGACGCGTTACTGCGGGCCGACTATCAGGCCCGGGAGGGCAGCGACGGCCGGGTGATCGGGGTGACGGCCACGATCCCCGAGGGGAGCATCCGCTCGACGCTGATCGTCGTCCAGGTCCGACAGCTCCTGGGCACGCTCGAACGCCAGGAACGGCTCGAACGGACGGGGTACCTCGACGAACCGCCGGTCCCCCTGCCCCCGGAGATCGGCGCCAGCCCGTACTTCGGGTTCACCTACACCGTGTTGATCCCGCTGTTGCTGTTCCTGCCGCCGTTCATCAGCGGCTCCGTCGCCGTGGACACGATCACCGAGGAGATCGAGCGGGGGACGCTGGAGCTACTGCGGGTCGCGCCCGTCTCCTTGCTGGACATCGTCGAGGGGAAGGCCCTGGGGATGACTGCCATCGCGCCGGCACAGGCGTTGCTGTGGATCGGACTGCTGTCTGCCAACGGGATCGCCGTCAGCAACGTCCTCCCGATCCTGCTGTTCGTGACGGCGATCACCGTCGTCGTCGTCGCCATCGGCCTCGTGCTCGGTGTCACGATGGGGCGACGACGGCCGGCGCAACTGCTGTACTCGGTGCTGACGCTGGTGGTCTTCGGTGGCGCGGTCGTGCTGCCGGAACACCCGGCGACGACGATGGCGAAACTCGCCGTCGACAGCCCGACGGCGCTGACCTACGCCCACGTCGCGCTGCTGGCGGCGGTGGCGGTCGCCGGCTATCTGGCCGTCCGGCGGTACGTCCGGACCGTCGAACCGGAGACGCTGTAG
- a CDS encoding PrsW family intramembrane metalloprotease: MHPRKLLRIAKWEVTKNAGGVDKRTIVVMALAILAMGVVAATAVGGGGAAALDQGIYRVGVEQSSPYYAVAASDSTFQVREPAPGEMARNRQELWFEGTTLQNTPRTPKQRAALAEFGESTERYNDARLGRDDNRTAAFPVTVTLRYAEQDGPSLVDPRTGEGASGDGAADGDGAAGGGTTGGDGDGASDGGSGDGASGRDGTASGGGGANLGSLGARLSGDVEGGTPGDISPPFPFESLVLAFLYIVPMNFVIQAYGSSMLSERLNRRGELLLVTPASRADIVGGKTLPYLLGAVGVAGVITAALRLTGIAPSGSPIAVLAVAPVALLFLSATFLGAMFARSFKELTFVTVTITVTLTSYAFVPAIFTDVTPIALISPLTLVVMDLTGQSISLAEFVFSTTPPLLTALLLFGLGAGLYREEDMFTQRPIPLKVLDTLSGRIKSRRSAFKITVILLPLVIVAELVAIAFLFVLDSVSLNVFGTNQTLGIVLILVVVAVVEELAKSLHVYAGYTNADYEATLRSALGLGFLSGLGFFVAEKGLLIARLANLDTLPIGQAALQGASAPADVPLWLAGVLLFLPLALHTVTAAISSVGALRGRRGYLLGIGAAIAVHFAYNFTVVSAYV; this comes from the coding sequence ATGCACCCGCGGAAGCTCCTGCGGATCGCCAAGTGGGAGGTGACGAAAAACGCCGGCGGCGTCGACAAGCGGACCATCGTCGTGATGGCGCTCGCCATCCTGGCGATGGGGGTCGTCGCCGCGACGGCCGTCGGCGGTGGCGGCGCCGCGGCGCTCGACCAGGGGATCTACCGGGTCGGCGTCGAGCAGTCAAGCCCGTACTACGCCGTCGCGGCCAGCGACTCGACGTTCCAGGTCCGCGAGCCCGCCCCCGGAGAGATGGCGAGAAACCGTCAGGAACTGTGGTTCGAGGGGACGACGCTCCAGAACACGCCACGGACGCCAAAACAGCGGGCCGCGCTGGCTGAGTTCGGCGAGTCCACCGAGCGGTACAACGACGCCCGACTGGGCCGGGACGACAACCGGACGGCGGCGTTCCCGGTGACGGTGACGCTCCGGTACGCCGAACAGGACGGCCCCAGCCTGGTCGACCCGCGGACGGGCGAGGGCGCGAGTGGTGACGGAGCGGCCGACGGGGACGGAGCCGCCGGCGGAGGCACGACCGGCGGGGACGGCGACGGAGCGAGCGACGGCGGAAGCGGTGACGGTGCGAGCGGCCGCGACGGGACTGCAAGCGGTGGTGGCGGCGCGAACCTCGGCAGCCTCGGTGCGCGTCTCTCGGGTGATGTCGAGGGCGGGACGCCCGGCGACATCTCGCCGCCGTTCCCCTTCGAGTCGCTCGTGCTGGCCTTCCTCTACATCGTCCCGATGAACTTCGTGATCCAGGCCTACGGCTCGTCGATGCTCTCCGAGCGGCTGAACCGGCGGGGGGAACTCCTGCTCGTGACGCCGGCCTCGCGGGCCGACATCGTCGGCGGGAAGACGCTGCCGTATCTCCTTGGCGCGGTCGGTGTCGCGGGCGTCATCACCGCGGCGCTCCGGCTGACCGGGATCGCGCCGAGCGGGAGTCCCATCGCGGTGCTGGCGGTCGCGCCGGTGGCCTTGCTCTTCCTCTCGGCGACGTTTCTGGGGGCGATGTTCGCCCGCTCGTTCAAGGAACTCACGTTCGTCACCGTCACGATCACCGTCACGCTGACTTCGTACGCGTTCGTGCCGGCGATCTTCACCGACGTGACGCCGATCGCGCTCATCTCGCCGCTGACGCTCGTGGTGATGGACCTGACCGGCCAGTCGATCAGCCTCGCGGAGTTCGTGTTCTCGACGACGCCGCCGCTGTTGACCGCCCTGCTGTTGTTCGGGCTCGGTGCCGGGCTCTACCGCGAGGAGGACATGTTCACCCAGCGGCCGATCCCGCTGAAGGTGCTCGACACGCTGTCGGGCCGGATCAAGTCCCGCCGGAGCGCGTTCAAGATCACGGTGATCCTCCTGCCGCTGGTCATCGTCGCTGAGCTCGTCGCCATCGCGTTCCTGTTCGTGCTGGATTCGGTGTCGCTGAACGTCTTCGGGACGAACCAGACGCTCGGGATCGTCCTGATCCTCGTCGTCGTCGCCGTCGTCGAGGAACTGGCGAAGAGCCTCCACGTCTACGCCGGCTACACGAACGCCGACTACGAGGCGACGCTCCGGTCGGCGCTCGGACTCGGATTCCTCTCGGGACTGGGCTTCTTCGTCGCCGAGAAGGGGCTGCTCATCGCTCGGCTGGCGAACCTCGATACGCTGCCGATCGGCCAGGCGGCGCTCCAGGGGGCGTCGGCACCCGCGGATGTCCCGCTCTGGCTGGCGGGGGTGCTGTTGTTCCTCCCGCTGGCGTTACACACCGTCACGGCGGCCATCTCGTCGGTGGGGGCGCTCCGCGGACGGCGGGGCTACCTGCTCGGTATCGGCGCCGCGATCGCCGTCCACTTCGCCTACAACTTCACGGTGGTGAGCGCCTATGTCTGA
- a CDS encoding ABC transporter ATP-binding protein encodes MIDARDLRKEYGDFVAVEGSTFSVDRGEVFGIIGPNGAGKTTTLKMLAGLLDPTDGEAEIAGLDTETTEMRQRLGFLPEESPLYEEMTPVSYLRFFADLYDVPTEVADERMHETLDELDLEHRDRKLGDMSKGMKRKVAIARSLINDPDVLIYDEPASGLDPLTTNYVIEFTEQLAAEGKTIVFSAHNLFHVESICDRVAIMNEGEIVARGELADLQRDYGETRYHVYTTVEVPDAARQNGHFVREVGSMDAVEETRSQAQDRGGEVVDIRTEESSLEEVFLNVAESGTSGTRYVGEGGQAEDDA; translated from the coding sequence ATGATCGACGCCCGGGACCTTCGGAAGGAGTACGGCGATTTCGTCGCTGTCGAGGGCAGTACGTTCTCGGTCGACCGCGGCGAGGTCTTCGGCATCATCGGCCCCAACGGTGCCGGCAAGACGACCACGCTGAAGATGCTCGCCGGCCTGCTGGACCCGACCGACGGCGAGGCCGAGATCGCCGGGTTGGACACCGAGACGACGGAGATGCGCCAGCGCCTGGGCTTTCTCCCCGAGGAGTCCCCGCTGTACGAGGAGATGACGCCGGTCTCCTATCTCCGGTTCTTCGCGGACCTGTACGACGTGCCGACCGAGGTCGCCGACGAGCGGATGCACGAGACGCTGGACGAACTCGATCTGGAACACCGCGATCGGAAACTCGGCGACATGTCCAAGGGGATGAAACGGAAGGTCGCCATCGCCCGCTCGCTGATCAACGACCCGGACGTGCTCATCTACGACGAACCGGCCTCGGGACTGGACCCGCTGACGACCAACTACGTCATCGAGTTCACCGAGCAACTGGCCGCCGAGGGCAAGACGATCGTCTTCTCTGCGCACAACCTCTTTCACGTCGAGTCGATCTGTGACCGGGTCGCCATCATGAACGAGGGCGAGATCGTCGCCCGGGGCGAACTGGCGGACCTCCAGCGCGACTACGGCGAGACGCGCTATCACGTCTACACGACCGTCGAGGTGCCCGACGCGGCCCGCCAGAACGGCCACTTCGTCCGGGAAGTCGGGAGCATGGACGCCGTCGAGGAGACCCGTTCGCAGGCCCAGGACCGGGGCGGCGAAGTCGTTGACATCCGGACCGAGGAGTCGAGTCTGGAGGAGGTGTTCCTCAACGTCGCCGAGTCGGGGACCAGCGGCACCCGCTACGTCGGCGAGGGCGGGCAAGCGGAGGACGACGCGTAG
- a CDS encoding SRPBCC family protein, which translates to MWAPYGATADIEQTPDGRRIVVRRDVDAPADAVWDVLVDTERWSEWGPSVSAVDCEDRYIEAGTTGRVRVADTAWLPFEVTSCESYRWTWTVARLRATGHRVEPGPSGTVVAFEIPPLAAGYVPVCARACARIGELVEERERQRE; encoded by the coding sequence ATGTGGGCACCATACGGCGCGACCGCAGACATCGAACAGACTCCCGACGGCCGCCGGATCGTCGTCCGGCGGGACGTGGACGCTCCCGCCGACGCGGTGTGGGATGTCCTCGTCGACACCGAGCGATGGTCCGAGTGGGGGCCGTCGGTCTCGGCAGTCGACTGTGAGGACCGCTACATCGAGGCCGGGACGACCGGCCGAGTCCGGGTCGCTGACACGGCGTGGCTCCCGTTCGAGGTGACCAGTTGCGAGAGCTACCGCTGGACGTGGACCGTCGCGCGGCTTCGGGCGACCGGCCACCGCGTCGAACCGGGTCCCAGCGGGACCGTCGTCGCCTTCGAGATCCCCCCACTCGCTGCCGGCTACGTGCCGGTGTGTGCGCGAGCCTGCGCTCGCATCGGTGAGCTGGTCGAGGAGAGAGAACGACAAAGAGAGTGA
- a CDS encoding HVO_2901 family zinc finger protein — MPHTCRNCKRAFSTELELELHLDVCSDGQLYCDECGDRFSERAATEDGWHYRCPNEDCDGTGIGEDIHNVSDARITN, encoded by the coding sequence ATGCCCCATACCTGCCGGAACTGCAAACGAGCGTTCAGCACAGAGCTCGAACTCGAACTCCACCTCGACGTATGCTCGGACGGGCAGCTGTACTGTGACGAGTGTGGCGACCGGTTCTCGGAGCGGGCCGCTACAGAGGACGGCTGGCACTATCGATGCCCGAACGAGGACTGTGACGGCACCGGGATCGGCGAGGACATCCACAACGTCTCCGACGCGCGGATCACCAACTGA